The following are from one region of the Silurus meridionalis isolate SWU-2019-XX chromosome 25, ASM1480568v1, whole genome shotgun sequence genome:
- the kat5b gene encoding histone acetyltransferase KAT5b isoform X3, protein MADSVPELVEGCRLPVLRKNQENEDEWPLAEILSVKEVPGKKLYYVHYIDFNKRLDEWVTPERLDMKKLQFPKKEAKTPTKNGLPGSRPSSPEREVRKSLDLNVQSASASSRGKTLPTPKRKTESVSLASQVPPPISVPSLPSSAEAPPASVYPTVRETFTTKTRDEHEQHTSLTTQNGTARRILSSQPGRKRKICGTDEMVKVFQYNSPRPASGFLPPGEDSQDSSDGIPTAPRMTGSLVSDRSHDDIITRMKNIDCIELGRHRLKPWYFSPYPQELTTLPILYLCEFCLKYLKSLKCLQRHLTKCNLRHPPGNEIYRKGTISFFEIDGRKNKTYSQNLCLLAKCFLDHKTLYYDTDPFLFYVMTEYDSKGFHIVGYFSKEKESTEDYNVACILTLPPYQRRGYGKLLIEFSYELSKVEGKTGTPEKPLSDLGLLSYRSYWSQTILEILMELKSDTGERPQITINEISEITSVKKEDVISTLQYLNLINYYKGQYILTLSEDIVEGHERAMQKRHLRIDPKCLHFTPKDWSKRGKW, encoded by the exons ATGGCGGACTCGGTG CCGGAACTTGTAGAGGGCTGTCGTCTTCCCGTGCTCAGAAAAAATCAAGAAAACGAAGACGAATGGC CATTGGCGGAAATTCTCAGTGTCAAAGAGGTCCCTGGGAAAAAGCTCTACTATGTTCACTACATCGACT tcaaCAAGCGGTTGGATGAGTGGGTCACTCCAGAACGGCTGGACATGAAAAAGCTCCAGTTCCCTAAGAAGGAGGCGAAGACACCCACGAAGAATGGCCTGCCTGGCTCTCGGCCCAGCTCTCCAGAACGAGAAGTG AGGAAGAGTCTAGATCTCAACGTTCAGTCTGCTTCAGCATCGTCCAGAGGCAAAACCCTTCCCACACCG AAGAGGAAAACAGAGTCTGTGTCCTTAGCATCACAAGTTCCTCCCCCAATATCAGTGCCTTCACTCCCGAGTTCAGCAGAGGCCCCACCGGCGTCTGTGTATCCTACAGTCCGGGAAACATTCACTACCAAAACCAGAGATGAGCACGAGCAACATACCTCCCTCACCACG CAGAACGGCACTGCGCGCCGTATCCTTTCGTCTCAGCCTGgcaggaagaggaagatctGTGGAACGGACGAG ATGGTAAAGGTATTCCAGTATAACAGCCCTCGCCCCGCCAGTGGCTTTCTGCCGCCAGGAGAG GATTCGCAGGACAGCTCGGACGGCATCCCCACTGCCCCACGTATGACCGGTAGTCTGGTATCCGACCGCAGCCATGACGACATCATCACGCGCATGAAGAACATCGACTGCATTGAGTTGGGCCGACATCGACTCAAGCCCTGGTACTTTTCCCCGTACCCGCAGGAACTGACCACGCTGCCCATCCTCTACCTCTGCGAGTTCTGCCTCAAGTACCTCAAGAGCCTAAAGTGTCTACAGAGGCATTTG ACAAAATGCAATCTCCGGCATCCACCAGGAAACGAAATCTACCGCAAAGGGACCATCTCCTTTTTTGAGATTGACGGCAGGAAAAACAAA ACATATTCACAGAACTTGTGTTTATTGGCAAAATGCTTTCTGGACCATAAGACCCTGTACTATGACACAGACCCGTTTCTCTTCTATGTAATGACGGAGTATGACTCCAAGGGCTTCCATATAGTTGGCTACTTTTCAAAG gaaaaagagTCTACTGAGGACTATAATGTGGCCTGTATTCTGACCTTACCACCATATCAGAGGAGAGGCTATGGCAAACTGCTAATCGAGTTCA GTTATGAGCTTTCCAAGGTTGAAGGTAAAACAGGAACCCCAGAGAAGCCCCTGTCTGATCTGGGCCTGCTGTCCTACCGCTCTTATTGGTCTCAGACTATTCTCGAGATCCTCATGGAACTCAAATCAGATACTGGAGAAAGACCACAAATCACCATCAA tGAAATTAGCGAGATTACCAGTGTAAAGAAAGAGGATGTAATATCAACTCTACAGTACCTCAACCTCATCAATTACTACAAG GGGCAGTACATTCTCACACTCTCGGAGGACATTGTAGAAGGTCATGAACGTGCCATGCAAAAACGACACCTCCGTATTGACCCTAAATGCTTGCATTTTACCCCAAAAGACTGGAGCAAACGGGGCAAGTGGTAG
- the kat5b gene encoding histone acetyltransferase KAT5b isoform X4: MADSVPELVEGCRLPVLRKNQENEDEWPLAEILSVKEVPGKKLYYVHYIDFNKRLDEWVTPERLDMKKLQFPKKEAKTPTKNGLPGSRPSSPEREVRKSLDLNVQSASASSRGKTLPTPKRKTESVSLASQVPPPISVPSLPSSAEAPPASVYPTVRETFTTKTRDEHEQHTSLTTNGTARRILSSQPGRKRKICGTDEMVKVFQYNSPRPASGFLPPGEDSQDSSDGIPTAPRMTGSLVSDRSHDDIITRMKNIDCIELGRHRLKPWYFSPYPQELTTLPILYLCEFCLKYLKSLKCLQRHLTKCNLRHPPGNEIYRKGTISFFEIDGRKNKTYSQNLCLLAKCFLDHKTLYYDTDPFLFYVMTEYDSKGFHIVGYFSKEKESTEDYNVACILTLPPYQRRGYGKLLIEFSYELSKVEGKTGTPEKPLSDLGLLSYRSYWSQTILEILMELKSDTGERPQITINEISEITSVKKEDVISTLQYLNLINYYKGQYILTLSEDIVEGHERAMQKRHLRIDPKCLHFTPKDWSKRGKW; this comes from the exons ATGGCGGACTCGGTG CCGGAACTTGTAGAGGGCTGTCGTCTTCCCGTGCTCAGAAAAAATCAAGAAAACGAAGACGAATGGC CATTGGCGGAAATTCTCAGTGTCAAAGAGGTCCCTGGGAAAAAGCTCTACTATGTTCACTACATCGACT tcaaCAAGCGGTTGGATGAGTGGGTCACTCCAGAACGGCTGGACATGAAAAAGCTCCAGTTCCCTAAGAAGGAGGCGAAGACACCCACGAAGAATGGCCTGCCTGGCTCTCGGCCCAGCTCTCCAGAACGAGAAGTG AGGAAGAGTCTAGATCTCAACGTTCAGTCTGCTTCAGCATCGTCCAGAGGCAAAACCCTTCCCACACCG AAGAGGAAAACAGAGTCTGTGTCCTTAGCATCACAAGTTCCTCCCCCAATATCAGTGCCTTCACTCCCGAGTTCAGCAGAGGCCCCACCGGCGTCTGTGTATCCTACAGTCCGGGAAACATTCACTACCAAAACCAGAGATGAGCACGAGCAACATACCTCCCTCACCACG AACGGCACTGCGCGCCGTATCCTTTCGTCTCAGCCTGgcaggaagaggaagatctGTGGAACGGACGAG ATGGTAAAGGTATTCCAGTATAACAGCCCTCGCCCCGCCAGTGGCTTTCTGCCGCCAGGAGAG GATTCGCAGGACAGCTCGGACGGCATCCCCACTGCCCCACGTATGACCGGTAGTCTGGTATCCGACCGCAGCCATGACGACATCATCACGCGCATGAAGAACATCGACTGCATTGAGTTGGGCCGACATCGACTCAAGCCCTGGTACTTTTCCCCGTACCCGCAGGAACTGACCACGCTGCCCATCCTCTACCTCTGCGAGTTCTGCCTCAAGTACCTCAAGAGCCTAAAGTGTCTACAGAGGCATTTG ACAAAATGCAATCTCCGGCATCCACCAGGAAACGAAATCTACCGCAAAGGGACCATCTCCTTTTTTGAGATTGACGGCAGGAAAAACAAA ACATATTCACAGAACTTGTGTTTATTGGCAAAATGCTTTCTGGACCATAAGACCCTGTACTATGACACAGACCCGTTTCTCTTCTATGTAATGACGGAGTATGACTCCAAGGGCTTCCATATAGTTGGCTACTTTTCAAAG gaaaaagagTCTACTGAGGACTATAATGTGGCCTGTATTCTGACCTTACCACCATATCAGAGGAGAGGCTATGGCAAACTGCTAATCGAGTTCA GTTATGAGCTTTCCAAGGTTGAAGGTAAAACAGGAACCCCAGAGAAGCCCCTGTCTGATCTGGGCCTGCTGTCCTACCGCTCTTATTGGTCTCAGACTATTCTCGAGATCCTCATGGAACTCAAATCAGATACTGGAGAAAGACCACAAATCACCATCAA tGAAATTAGCGAGATTACCAGTGTAAAGAAAGAGGATGTAATATCAACTCTACAGTACCTCAACCTCATCAATTACTACAAG GGGCAGTACATTCTCACACTCTCGGAGGACATTGTAGAAGGTCATGAACGTGCCATGCAAAAACGACACCTCCGTATTGACCCTAAATGCTTGCATTTTACCCCAAAAGACTGGAGCAAACGGGGCAAGTGGTAG